The following coding sequences are from one Danio rerio strain Tuebingen ecotype United States chromosome 21, GRCz12tu, whole genome shotgun sequence window:
- the si:dkey-175m17.7 gene encoding uncharacterized protein si:dkey-175m17.7, which translates to MPPLPLDERIVVIQRPKSLALRVASPPTTSQSSSHRPGTHNEPPPRLPQPQPPPPRSYPGSNYLSLECKRRLPSHVQRDKGERGALFEESDHNASHCHSNGTVTLGPRPHKHTHTIDIKVSLDKGGRGGSYIEKGRSSSLTRSGSRTKRVSLHLDSGQGERKCKGKSSELVEKHQNYHQSQNRTPHSSHLTNQLTVSPGGILEFVPAQRQQSKSKPTRERDLSSKTCSATASYPLHSERDASSVGNKENSKLGPGHQLPHAHSLSRHHSSAPLPHAAILNPQYPAVPPPLPSRAPSSYQHISQPRSSRIREHRPQILHALPLSPTSSRGGFPSPDHTCTIDFSHPCGCWRLVRCRRGRGHTAGCHSHNTSPSSSFSHAQGTSATNGGGGTMGLKTLGGCLSTASTTNTSSSNSTVSDCRTGLLRPLGCASCSGEAGGFESPAAFRKKLVGGCLPCAPLSSSAPLRALQSCVSGCNPKASQTGSSTCSYCSSDPIVVTFNPHRGNPPNMGHNVGAHTMGRYQPDDDDYSVRTIWPEELAKKMTRSKTQPIHHNSGSGRTCMGHNQNSGNGGNPVILDCRNLMEFTRSQLTDQAGRRRLQQGKMAVLDFIGSGSSGDQGRDSLKRLWNKGADACMGDGNGFDDEVLPQSPSLRSPSPDSPPSFSPPPSAPTTLIKPKPKQREREGGHTLPSTQSLHLVLNSLNREQDEENGRVHLSLPLSSSLPASLSDESVMTPDVENAVISPILPFLFLGNERDAQDLDLLLHLNIGFVVNVTTHLPLYHLDTGLVRYKRLPATDNSKQNLRQYFEEVFEFIEEAHQCGRGVLVHCQAGVSRSATIVIAYLMKHTLMTMTDAYKYVRGRRPIVSPNLNFMGQLLEFERDLNSGVTPRILTPKLSGLETQV; encoded by the exons ATGCCTCCGCTCCCTCTTGACGAGCGCATAGTGGTTATTCAGCGCCCCAAAAGTTTGGCCTTGCGTGTGGCCTCTCCTCCAACCACATCACAGTCTTCCTCACACCGCCCAGGCACTCACAACGAGCCCCCACCCCGCTTACCACAACCCCAACCCCCACCACCCCGTTCCTATCCAGGTTCCAACTACCTGTCTCTGGAATGCAAGCGCAGGCTGCCGTCCCATGTTCAGAGAGATAAAGGGGAACGAGGTGCTCTCTTCGAGGAGAGTGACCACAATGCTAGTCATTGTCACAGCAATGGGACTGTGACTTTAGGTCCCAGAcctcacaagcacacacataccaTTGACATTAAAGTGTCTTTGGACAAAGGTGGAAGAGGGGGATCTTACATAGAAAAAGGTCGCAGCAGCAGTCTTACCCGAAGTGGAAGCAGAACTAAAAGGGTGTCCCTGCACTTGGATTCTGGGCAAGGTGAAAGAAAATGCAAAGGAAAGTCTTCCGAGTTAGTGGAGAAGCATCAGAACTATCATCAGAGTCAAAACAGGACTCCGCACAGTAGCCATCTTACGAACCAACTTACAGTATCTCCTGGAGGAATATTAGAGTTTGTACCAGCTCAAAGACAGCAGTCAAAATCCAAACCAACAAGAGAGAGAGACTTGTCATCAAAGACTTGCTCTGCAACTGCCAGTTACCCATTGCACAGTGAGAGAGACGCATCATCTGTTGGAAACAAAGAAAACTCCAAACTGGGACCCGGCCACCAGCTGCCCCACGCCCACAGCCTATCCCGTCACCACAGTTCAGCCCCGTTACCTCATGCTGCCATCCTAAACCCTCAGTACCCTGCTGTCCCACCCCCACTCCCTTCCAGAGCCCCTTCCTCCTACCAGCACATCAGTCAGCCCCGTTCGTCACGAATTAGAGAACATCGGCCACAAATTCTTCACGCCTTGCCTCTCTCACCTACATCTTCCCGGGGAGGCTTCCCCAGTCCTGACCATACATGTACGATTGACTTTTCCCACCCCTGTGGCTGTTGGAGGTTGGTGCGTTGTAGAAGAGGTAGAGGTCACACGGCTGGCTGCCACAGTCATAATACAAGCCCATCCTCTTCATTTTCCCACGCCCAAGGAACAAGTGCTACCAACGGAGGTGGCGGAACCATGGGACTGAAGACTTTAGGAGGGTGTCTATCTACTGCTTCCACCACCAACACCTCCTCTTCCAATAGCACTGTCTCAGATTGTCGTACAGGACTGCTTAGACCATTAGGTTGTGCATCCTGTTCTGGGGAGGCTGGAGGTTTTGAGAGTCCTGCTGCTTTCCGTAAGAAACTTGTTGGGGGTTGTTTACCCTGTGCCCCCTTGTCCTCATCTGCACCTCTTCGAGCACTCCAGAGTTGCGTCAGTGGGTGCAATCCCAAAGCAAGTCAAACTGGCAGCTCCACATGTAGCTACTGCAGTAGTGACCCCATTGTAGTTACCTTTAACCCACACAGAGGGAATCCTCCTAACATGGGCCATAATGTTGGCGCACATACCATGGGCAGATACCAGCCCGATGATGACGATTACAGTGTACGCACAATTTGGCCAGAGGAACTAGCAAAAAAGATGACTCGTTCGAAAACCCAACCTATCCACCACAATTCAGGCTCAGGGAGGACCTGCATGGGCCACAACCAGAATAGTGGCAATGGTGGCAATCCTGTAATCCTTGACTGTCGGAATCTTATGGAGTTCACTCGTTCCCAGTTGACAGATCAAGCAGGAAGAAGAAGGCTCCAGCAAGGCAAGATGGCAGTTTTAGACTTTATTGGATCAGGGAGTAGTGGGGACCAGGGCAGAGATTCCCTCAAGAGGCTATGGAACAAAGGAGCAGATGCTTGCATGGGGGATGGCAACGGTTTTGATGATGAAGTGCTTCCACAATCCCCATCCCTGCGCTCTCCTTCTCCAGATTCACCTCCATCCTTCTCGCCCCCACCCTCTGCTCCTACCACACTTATCAAGCCTAAGCCCAAACAGAGAGAGCGGGAAGGAGGACACACCTTACCCTCCACACAGTCGCTCCACTTGGTCCTGAACTCACTCAACCGGGAACAAGATGAGGAAAATGGAAGAG tGCACCTTTCGCTCCCTCTTTCCTCCTCACTCCCAGCATCACTGTCTGACGAGAGTGTGATGACTCCTGATGTGGAGAATGCTGTGATTAGTCCCATCCTCCCTTTCCTTTTCCTGGGCAACGAGCGAGATGCACAGGATCTAGATCTACTTCTTCATCTTAATATTGGTTTTGTGGTCAATGTCACCACCCATCTTCCCCTCTACCATCTGGACACAGGCTTGGTGCGTTACAAAAGGCTCCCCGCTACTGACAACAGCAAGCAGAACCTGCGACAGTATTTCGAAGAGGTTTTTGAGTTTATAG AGGAAGCTCACCAGTGTGGACGGGGTGTTCTTGTTCACTGCCAAGCAGGTGTGTCCCGCTCAGCGACTATTGTCATTGCTTACCTGATGAAGCACACACTCATGACCATGACTGATGCCTATAAGTATGTGCGGGGTCGCAGACCAATAGTGTCCCCCAACCTCAACTTCATGGGCCAGCTGCTAGAGTTCGAGAGGGACCTCAACTCTGGGGTAACACCTCGAATCCTCACCCCCAAACTGAGTGGCCTGGAAACACAAGTTTAA